The Bradyrhizobium sp. CCBAU 051011 DNA segment CAAACTTCGACAATGCGCGGCCAAGGCAGGCATGAACCCGTTTGGCCATGTCGGTCCCGTGAAAAGTACTGAACAGGTCGAAATCTCCGGCGTCGTTCCAGTGACGCATGATGGCAAAGCGGTCGAACAGGGGAACCCCGTGCTGCTGCGCCACCACGCGCATATTATCTAGGTACGGCGGCGCGGAAATCATGGTTTCCGTCCGCGGGCTGTATTGCAGATTGACCAAAATCACATCAGTTCCCGCATTTTGCAGCGCAACAACGCCGTCATCGACAGCACCGCGAAAGTCGTCGGGATCGACGGATCGCATAGCATCGACGGTTCCGGTCTGCCAGATGACCAAAGTAGGCCTTTTTGCTTCCACCAGCTTAACAAGCGTGGTGTCCACCTCCTCGGCGGTCTTCCCGCTCTGTAGTTCTACGGAGAGGTTGACCGGGATCGAGGGTAGCTTCTCCTTCAGGGCGGCCTGCAGCTTGGCCGGATAGGCACTGGCCTCGGAGGACAGGATGGTGGACGACCGGCTCCCGACCACCAGGACGGTCAGCGGCCGGGCGTTCTTGACGGCCTCGGCGACCTTCGGAAGCGTACTCTCGGTGGAGAGAAGATAGCCGGGAACTTCACAGCTCTGCGGGGCAGCATCCTGGGCACGCGCGGAAGCCGTGGCTGCCAGACCCGCCAGCAGCGTCAGGGCCAGCACAGCTCCGGAGCGGGGCCTCATACGCTTCCCCCCGCCATATCGGCATTGATGACCGGCTTTTTCGTTTTCGACGCTCCCTTGTCGGCCGAATGCTTGTACCACGAAATCACCCACGCCACGCCCCACATGATGAGGATGCCGGCAAGGCTGATCAGGGCGTGCATGAGGGCACCCCCGCCAACTTCGGCCAGCACGAAATGCCCTGCAAAGGCCAGGAAGACGCCAAGGCAGAATATCTCAAGCGAATGCTGGCCGCAGAGGATCAATGGTCGCAGCCAGCGCGATTTGAGGCCCGACCAACTCCGGGGCAGGAAACGCACGGTGAGCGCCGCCAGCGCCAGGAAATGGGCGAACCGCAGCACGTCCAGGTCGGTCTTGGTGATCGGATACATCCACTGTTCGATCCGCTTCGGCATCAGGAAGCTGAGCTGCGGAATGTGCCAGGTCAGCGTGACGAAGAACGCAAACAGCAGATAGGTGATGCAGATCCACATCGTCACCGGCGACGACAGGATCCGCGACATCCGCGCGGCGCCGCCGAGCGCGCACCAGGCGCCGAACACGAACATCAACTGCCAGCAGAACGGATTGAATATCCAGAAGCCGCTTGGATAGGCCGTCAGGTACCAGTCGAACTGCCAGGTCAGCGCGTACAAGAGCACCGACATCCCCAACGCGACGTCGGCCCGCCACTTCATCAGCCACAGGATAATCGGCAGGAACAGCATCAGCACGATGTAGAGCGGCAGCACGTCCATGTTGACGGGACGGAATCGCAGCAGCAGCGCCTGGATGATGGTCACATCCGGCTGCTTGAGGAAATCCATGATGCCCATTTCCTCGCTGTAGAGCGGGTTCTCGAAACGGGTGGCGACGTAGGATATTTCGGCGAGGAAGATCGTGAACAGGAAGACATGGGCGACGTAGATCTGCCAGACGCGCCGCATGATGCGCGCGGTCGCCACCACGAAACCGGCCTCGAGCATCGCGCGGCCGTAGACGAAGGCGGCGGTGTAGCCGGAGATGAAAATGAAGATTTCGGTGGCGTCGGAAAATCCGTAATTGCGGATCGTGAACCAGGTCAGGATATTGGCCGGCAGATGGTCGATGAAGATCAGCCACAGCGCCATGCCGCGAAACAGATCCAGCCGCAATTCGCGCTCGCCGGCCACCGGCAGCGCAATCGCCGGCGCGGC contains these protein-coding regions:
- a CDS encoding SGNH/GDSL hydrolase family protein produces the protein MRPRSGAVLALTLLAGLAATASARAQDAAPQSCEVPGYLLSTESTLPKVAEAVKNARPLTVLVVGSRSSTILSSEASAYPAKLQAALKEKLPSIPVNLSVELQSGKTAEEVDTTLVKLVEAKRPTLVIWQTGTVDAMRSVDPDDFRGAVDDGVVALQNAGTDVILVNLQYSPRTETMISAPPYLDNMRVVAQQHGVPLFDRFAIMRHWNDAGDFDLFSTFHGTDMAKRVHACLGRALSKFVLDAARLDQAQQN
- a CDS encoding OpgC domain-containing protein translates to MSSIADPVAGTPLSDAKASEVKASEVKAAAPAIALPVAGERELRLDLFRGMALWLIFIDHLPANILTWFTIRNYGFSDATEIFIFISGYTAAFVYGRAMLEAGFVVATARIMRRVWQIYVAHVFLFTIFLAEISYVATRFENPLYSEEMGIMDFLKQPDVTIIQALLLRFRPVNMDVLPLYIVLMLFLPIILWLMKWRADVALGMSVLLYALTWQFDWYLTAYPSGFWIFNPFCWQLMFVFGAWCALGGAARMSRILSSPVTMWICITYLLFAFFVTLTWHIPQLSFLMPKRIEQWMYPITKTDLDVLRFAHFLALAALTVRFLPRSWSGLKSRWLRPLILCGQHSLEIFCLGVFLAFAGHFVLAEVGGGALMHALISLAGILIMWGVAWVISWYKHSADKGASKTKKPVINADMAGGSV